The following coding sequences lie in one Arachis ipaensis cultivar K30076 chromosome B05, Araip1.1, whole genome shotgun sequence genomic window:
- the LOC110272141 gene encoding uncharacterized protein LOC110272141: MKVIFGAQGVWKMVEKGYVEPENVDKLTEAQKEELENKRKKDQCALTIIHQSLDDDMFEKIADITNAKKVWDTLENSVIGVEKVKKVRLQTLRAEFESLMMKETESILDYFTKVLTVMHQMKRIGEKLENVRVVEKILRSLNSKFYHMVVAIEESKDLDTMSIDQLNSSLQAHEERMDKGKQERVEHVLQAKLS; encoded by the coding sequence ATGAAAGTAATTTTCGGTGCTCAAGGAGTGTGGAAGATGGTTGAGAAAGGGTACGTAGAACCAGAGAATGTGGACAAGCTAACAGAAGCTCAGAAAGAAgaattagaaaataaaagaaagaaagatcaaTGTGCACTTACTATCATTCATCAAAGCTTGGATGATGATATGTTTGAGAAGATTGCTGATATAACCAATGCAAAGAAAGTTTGGGATACTCTTGAAAATTCCGTCATAGGAGTTGAAAAGGTGAAGAAGGTTCGTCTTCAAACTCTAAGGGCTGAGTTTGAGTCTCTAATGATGAAGGAGACTGAATCCATTTTGGATTATTTCACCAAAGTTTTGACAGTAATGCACCAAATGAAAAGGATTGGAGAAAAATTAGAAAATGTTCGTGTTGTTGAGAAAATCCTTCGTTCTCTCAACTCAAAATTTTACCATATGGTGGTAGCCATTGAGGAGTCCAAAGATTTGGATACGATGTCCATTGATCAGTTGAATAGTTCCTTACAGGCCCATGAAGAAAGAATGGATAAAGGCAAGCAAGAACGTGTGGAGCATGTCTTGCAGGCAAAACTTTCGTAG
- the LOC107642118 gene encoding cell number regulator 2 codes for MYNGEGKTAQSPFSSASTGAWTTGLCGCFEDPGNCCMTCCCPCVTFGQNAEVVDKGRSSCAFAGMIFYLLSYVGCGCIYSYTYRSKLRGLYSLPEEPCMDFFVHCFCGSCAICQEYRELKNRGLDPSLGWTANEERMNRGNQVAPHVHPAMTR; via the exons ATGTATAATGGTGAAGGAAAGACAGCACAATCACCATTCAGCTCTGCATCCACCGGAGCATGGACAACAGGGTTATGTGGTTGCTTTGAAGACCCTGGAAATT GCTGTATGACCTGCTGCTGTCCATGTGTCACCTTTGGTCAGAATGCTGAAGTTGTAGACAAAGGAAGATCAT CTTGTGCATTTGCTGGAATGATCTTCTATCTGCTTTCATACGTGGGATGTGGATGCATATATTCTTACACATACAGAAGCAAGCTAAGAGGACTCTACTCTTTGCCAGAAGAACCATGCATGGACTTTTTTGTTCACTGCTTTTGTGGTTCTTGTGCTATTTGCCAAGAGTATAGAGAACTCAAAAACCGTGGACTTGACCCTTCATTAG GTTGGACAGCCAATGAGGAAAGAATGAACAGAGGCAACCAAGTGGCTCCACATGTTCATCCCGCCATGACTCGTTAA
- the LOC107644337 gene encoding uncharacterized protein LOC107644337, with protein MTLLFYNHESPSILKLSLRLQVLSLCCAGSKAINDPKVGMFLSCSFSLVSIGHESHGVHLCHKCGWPFPNPHPSAKHRRAHKKIYGTIEGYKLCSSEEQSRSNSSDDGHGFDDDKKSPGPEVLNIGNKEKDDSGIGDKINRSEDEVFSNAVADVSDSQGVTESLQEGSLDSSTSLERDGKDDPKFSGSSKDSDFNDAVESQLTIESRDGCQNQHTKILQDLRAKESAVVHSKDIFGLSTESHPSKPEAVPDLLPKNTVNAGENVTDCNMRSVVLDTISEGKDEVNLTVSDSTTFGWSFESRPEKAKAMLDVLLENYIQAGENVTDFSLTSAALDTNSKGKDKIRSDQDKDEIITPSDAVVGETCEGESKMAVKDAMNVGLSTVSDPHKAEVMPDVLPENKIYADENMRDCIFTSELGTSLKGKDEIKTDVEEVEIIVPLDTGVGENEVDRPFS; from the exons TTGGGATGTTTTTAAGCTGTTCTTTTTCCTTGGTGTCTATAGGGCATGAGAGTCATGGAGTTCATCTCTGTCACAAATGTGGATGGCCTTTCCCGAATCCACATCCAAGTGCCAAGCACAGGCGTGCTCACAAGAAGATCTATGGAACCATTGAAGGTTACAAGCTGTGTTCCTCCGAGGAACAATCTCGCTCAAACAGCTCAGATGATGGACATGGttttgatgatgataaaaaatctCCAG GTCCAGAGGTCTTGAATATAGGCAACAAGGAGAAGGATGATAGTggaattggagataaaataaatagatCAGAAGATGAGGTGTTTTCAAATGCAGTTGCAGATGTTTCAGATAGTCAAGGAGTTACGGAATCTCTGCAGGAAGGTAGTTTGGACTCAAGTACCAGTTTAGAACGGGACGGCAAAGatgatccaaaattttcaggGTCTTCCAAGGACAGTGATTTTAATG ATGCGGTTGAGAGTCAGTTAACTATTGAGTCAAGGGATGGCTGTCAAAATCAGCACACTAAAATTTTGCAAG ATTTACGAGCCAAAGAATCAGCTGTTGTCCATAGTAAAGATATCTTTGGCTTGTCAACTGAATCACATCCCAGCAAACCTGAAGCCGTGCCGGATTTGTTGCCTAAAAATACAGTCAATGCCGGTGAAAATGTGACAGATTGCAATATGAGATCTGTTGTATTGGATACTATTTCGGAAGGAAAGGATGAGGTTAACCTCACAGTTAGTGATTCTACTACCTTTGGTTGGTCATTCGAATCACGTCCTGAAAAAGCTAAAGCCATGCTAGATGTATTGCTTGAAAATTATATCCAAGCTGGTGAAAATGTAACAGATTTCAGTCTGACATCTGCTGCATTGGATACTAATTCGAAAGGGAAGGACAAGATTAGGTCTGATCAGGATAAAGATGAAATTATAACCCCTTCTGATGCTGTTGTGGGTGAAACATGTGAAGGGGAGTCTAAAATGGCAGTTAAGGATGCAATGAATGTTGGCTTGTCAACTGTATCAGATCCCCATAAAGCTGAAGTGATGCCCGATGTATTGCCTGAAAATAAGATATATGCTGATGAAAATATGAGAGATTGCATTTTTACATCTGAACTGGGGACTAGTTTGAAGGGAAAGGATGAGATCAAAACAGATGTTGAAGAAGTTGAAATTATAGTCCCTTTGGATACTGGTGTTGGTGAAAATGAAGTTGACAGGCCTTTCAGTTGA